The Sedimentisphaera salicampi genome includes a region encoding these proteins:
- a CDS encoding prepilin peptidase — MICGDWLVTAGIMLYMFVVGACAGSFLNVVIHRLPRGVFLSERRSFCPSCGKFIPLRENLPLISWFVLRGKCSGCGAKISPRYVIIEFITASFLALLYFFYFSAGTISFSHSQTNFVDFFGGGWWLYLSHAVLFCCLIAASAIDLEMYLIPMSLCIFATLFGLLTAAAAPFFIEYWQIAEFQLFPYSTVRFSGLIAGSGLGILAANILLDAGIIKPSYEGLELETENNKSQENISENPGFNDRKEMMKEFLFLIPVALFGVIGWKFLTPLECWENLAANPHISTLLGAAGGYLTGAGIVWLTRIMGTLSFGREAMGLGDVHLMGAVGVFCGALPAVVIFFAAPFFGLAFTVIQLITKKNKEIPYGPFLSLAAVFVIIFRDAVFEWLSKTMGFAG, encoded by the coding sequence TTGATATGTGGTGATTGGCTCGTAACAGCGGGCATAATGCTTTATATGTTCGTAGTTGGGGCTTGCGCAGGCAGTTTTCTGAACGTTGTAATACATCGGCTGCCCCGGGGGGTGTTCCTCTCGGAGAGGCGGTCTTTCTGCCCGAGCTGCGGGAAGTTTATACCGCTTCGGGAAAATCTCCCGCTGATATCGTGGTTTGTTCTCAGGGGAAAGTGCAGCGGCTGCGGGGCGAAGATCTCGCCCAGATACGTGATTATCGAGTTTATAACAGCTTCATTCCTCGCTCTTCTGTATTTCTTCTACTTCAGCGCAGGAACAATTAGCTTTTCGCATTCACAAACAAATTTTGTTGATTTCTTCGGAGGCGGTTGGTGGCTGTATTTATCTCATGCCGTGCTGTTCTGCTGCCTTATAGCGGCCTCCGCTATAGACCTTGAGATGTATCTGATACCGATGTCGCTCTGCATCTTCGCAACGCTCTTCGGGCTTCTAACCGCCGCAGCTGCCCCGTTTTTCATCGAATACTGGCAGATTGCAGAGTTCCAGCTTTTTCCATACTCCACAGTTCGTTTTTCCGGATTGATCGCAGGGAGCGGTTTGGGAATATTAGCCGCAAATATCCTTTTGGATGCGGGGATCATAAAACCAAGCTACGAAGGCCTTGAGCTCGAAACCGAAAACAATAAATCGCAGGAAAATATATCAGAGAACCCGGGCTTCAACGACCGCAAAGAAATGATGAAGGAATTTCTCTTTCTTATCCCAGTGGCTTTGTTTGGCGTGATAGGGTGGAAATTCCTCACTCCGCTGGAATGCTGGGAGAACCTCGCTGCAAACCCGCATATATCAACCCTGCTCGGTGCAGCCGGGGGGTATCTCACGGGCGCTGGGATTGTTTGGCTCACCCGAATCATGGGCACTCTTTCCTTCGGGAGAGAGGCTATGGGGCTTGGAGACGTTCATCTGATGGGGGCTGTCGGTGTTTTCTGCGGGGCGCTTCCAGCTGTTGTAATCTTCTTTGCAGCACCATTTTTCGGCCTCGCTTTCACCGTGATTCAGCTTATAACTAAAAAAAATAAGGAAATTCCTTACGGCCCGTTCTTGTCTTTGGCGGCGGTTTTTGTTATTATTTTCCGTGATGCCGTTTTTGAATGGCTTTCAAAAACAATGGGGTTTGCCGGCTGA
- a CDS encoding OmpA/MotB family protein yields MKSALLKLSVLAVAAMVLTGCTDWKKKYEGLNVQYENLQGRYDNCMSSLDEATAAKSSLSSELQSKENEIAELQSKIEDLNQTPEDATGFGEDYEVEFDADKGTITVTLQNTILFAPGKASLKSARNADLNHIYSVIQSEYAGKEIDVVGHTDSDPIRKSDWDDNWELSAQRALSVLRYLTDQGIPDSKIRAVACGESRPVASNATASGKQKNRRVEIVVNMKS; encoded by the coding sequence ATGAAATCAGCATTATTAAAGTTATCTGTGCTTGCAGTTGCAGCGATGGTTCTTACCGGCTGCACCGATTGGAAGAAGAAGTATGAAGGGCTGAATGTGCAGTATGAGAATCTTCAGGGAAGATACGACAACTGTATGTCTTCGCTTGATGAGGCAACCGCTGCGAAAAGCTCACTTTCAAGCGAGCTCCAGAGCAAGGAAAATGAGATTGCAGAGCTGCAGTCTAAAATTGAAGACCTCAACCAGACCCCCGAAGACGCCACCGGCTTCGGCGAGGATTATGAAGTGGAGTTTGATGCCGACAAGGGCACTATTACAGTAACTCTGCAAAATACGATCCTTTTCGCACCGGGCAAGGCCTCTCTGAAAAGTGCACGAAATGCAGACCTCAACCATATTTATTCTGTAATACAAAGCGAATATGCCGGCAAGGAGATTGATGTGGTTGGCCATACAGACTCAGACCCGATAAGAAAATCAGACTGGGACGACAACTGGGAACTTTCCGCCCAGCGAGCCCTTTCTGTGCTTAGATACCTCACAGATCAGGGGATTCCGGATTCTAAGATCCGTGCGGTTGCCTGCGGGGAGAGCAGGCCGGTAGCCTCAAACGCAACAGCTTCCGGAAAACAGAAGAACAGACGTGTTGAGATTGTTGTAAATATGAAATCGTAA
- a CDS encoding IS256 family transposase: MKRNYNTILEKAVEDFLAHSGKSLEDAIRITFETILKAEQDEFLGYVNGCRKDKSTSNKRNGYRQALVQGLQSTFRINIPRDRLGNFQPFFLDLLNSQRGKYDNLAFRLYSKGLTTREIEEIFQELFEQNYSKSSISRITSNFTEYRKLWQNRPLDEDWYIIYIDAVKVKLRRDKVSNESMYVALGLKEDLSRDVLGVYNIPEESSEGWHSVLKDLKERGVKKVLCFAADGLKGLSETVSRVYPSSDFQRCLIHKLRNVLSKVRQNDKKEVASDFKAVFKLEDGSYRLEDGKCELDKFVKKWAKKYSSFENIFPEQERDDYFTYLKYPTKLHRMMYTTNWIEALNRIIRRTVKIRCSFPTEESALNLICARLMEHSETKLMRYKVTSLFACKDELDTMAKERRKISPQGTLR; the protein is encoded by the coding sequence ATGAAAAGGAATTATAACACAATTTTGGAAAAAGCGGTTGAAGATTTTCTTGCCCACAGCGGGAAAAGTTTGGAAGATGCAATTCGGATTACATTCGAGACTATTCTCAAAGCCGAGCAGGATGAATTTTTGGGTTACGTCAACGGCTGCCGGAAAGACAAATCCACGAGCAACAAGCGTAATGGTTACCGTCAGGCTTTAGTCCAGGGATTGCAATCCACTTTCAGGATAAACATTCCCCGAGATCGTCTTGGTAATTTTCAGCCATTTTTTCTTGATCTGTTAAATTCTCAGAGAGGCAAATATGATAATTTAGCCTTTAGGTTATACAGCAAAGGCCTTACGACTCGAGAGATCGAAGAGATTTTCCAGGAGCTTTTCGAGCAAAATTACTCCAAGAGCAGCATATCTCGCATAACCTCGAATTTCACAGAATACCGCAAGCTCTGGCAGAACAGGCCGCTGGATGAAGACTGGTACATCATTTACATTGATGCGGTAAAGGTAAAGCTTCGCAGGGACAAGGTTTCCAATGAATCGATGTACGTTGCTTTAGGGCTAAAGGAAGACCTAAGTCGAGATGTATTAGGTGTTTACAATATACCAGAAGAGAGCAGCGAAGGCTGGCATTCAGTTCTTAAAGACCTCAAAGAGCGTGGAGTAAAGAAGGTTCTTTGCTTTGCTGCAGATGGTCTAAAGGGTTTGTCGGAAACTGTGAGCAGGGTTTATCCTTCAAGCGATTTTCAACGTTGTCTTATTCATAAGCTTCGCAATGTACTCAGCAAGGTTCGCCAAAATGACAAGAAGGAAGTTGCCTCAGATTTCAAAGCGGTCTTCAAGCTTGAAGATGGCAGCTACCGTTTAGAAGATGGTAAATGCGAGCTGGATAAATTTGTGAAGAAATGGGCAAAGAAGTACAGCAGTTTTGAGAATATTTTCCCTGAGCAGGAGAGGGATGATTATTTCACATATTTGAAATATCCGACTAAACTGCATCGTATGATGTACACCACCAATTGGATAGAGGCTCTTAACAGGATAATCAGGAGAACCGTTAAAATACGCTGCAGCTTTCCTACAGAAGAAAGTGCGTTGAATCTGATCTGCGCCCGTTTAATGGAGCACAGTGAGACGAAATTGATGAGGTATAAAGTTACGAGTCTGTTTGCATGCAAGGATGAACTTGATACAATGGCAAAAGAAAGGCGGAAAATTTCACCTCAGGGTACCCTGAGGTGA
- a CDS encoding cation:proton antiporter: MALGIAELILLGLLVDWLMRFARVPGLVGLLLLGVVMGPHFLDAVNPATTAVSADWRMIALVVILLRAGLEMSRQALAQVGLRAALMAFIPCLFEVAAVTLAAPYLLGLTVLESAMLGAVLAAVSPAVVVPLMIRFIEERRGEDKAAPTLILAGASCDDAVAIVLCGAFISMYTGGDVSVASELAGVPVSIAAGIAAGLGIGFVLCRFFEKFNPRATKRVLILLGLSIIILNLENWIEGFIPFASLLAIMAAGFIILEKREHIAHELSSKLGKVWVFAQLLLFIFVGTEVNVPVAVKAGLSGVGVILTGLIGRSVAVQLCMIKSKFSARERLFLTLAYLPKATVQAAIGAAPLAAMKAGGMDTGPGEIILAAAAMSIVITAPLGSIAITWGGKHLLAQSPQQTKSPARDGDRPN; the protein is encoded by the coding sequence ATGGCTTTAGGTATTGCAGAGCTGATACTTCTCGGTCTTCTTGTTGACTGGCTGATGCGTTTTGCCCGGGTTCCCGGGCTGGTTGGTCTGCTGCTTCTGGGCGTGGTGATGGGGCCGCATTTTCTCGATGCAGTAAACCCCGCCACAACTGCCGTATCAGCGGACTGGCGGATGATTGCCCTCGTGGTTATTCTGCTTCGGGCTGGGCTCGAGATGAGCCGGCAGGCACTCGCTCAGGTTGGGCTCAGGGCAGCTCTTATGGCGTTTATACCGTGTTTGTTTGAGGTGGCCGCGGTAACTCTTGCCGCTCCGTACCTCTTGGGGCTCACTGTGCTTGAATCTGCGATGCTTGGTGCAGTTCTTGCGGCTGTTTCGCCGGCGGTGGTTGTGCCGCTTATGATACGTTTCATCGAAGAGCGAAGGGGGGAAGACAAGGCAGCTCCAACGCTTATTCTCGCTGGGGCATCCTGCGATGATGCGGTAGCGATTGTTCTCTGCGGGGCGTTTATCAGTATGTACACAGGAGGCGATGTGAGCGTTGCCTCGGAGCTTGCGGGCGTGCCTGTTTCTATTGCAGCAGGGATAGCTGCTGGGTTGGGGATTGGCTTTGTTCTCTGCCGCTTCTTCGAAAAATTCAACCCCAGGGCTACAAAACGAGTGCTTATCCTGCTGGGGCTTTCGATAATAATCCTGAATCTCGAAAATTGGATTGAGGGTTTCATTCCGTTTGCCTCTCTGCTTGCGATAATGGCAGCGGGCTTTATCATCCTCGAAAAAAGAGAGCATATCGCCCACGAGCTCTCAAGCAAACTCGGGAAGGTTTGGGTGTTTGCCCAGCTCCTTCTGTTCATATTCGTGGGAACGGAGGTCAATGTGCCCGTTGCTGTGAAGGCCGGCCTCTCGGGGGTAGGGGTGATATTGACAGGGCTGATCGGAAGGAGCGTTGCTGTGCAGCTGTGTATGATTAAGAGCAAGTTCAGCGCCCGCGAGAGGCTCTTTCTCACGCTCGCCTATCTTCCCAAGGCCACAGTGCAGGCGGCAATCGGGGCTGCACCGCTCGCTGCAATGAAAGCGGGCGGAATGGATACTGGACCGGGCGAGATTATCCTCGCTGCCGCTGCGATGAGCATCGTTATCACGGCTCCTCTGGGCAGCATAGCAATCACATGGGGCGGCAAACACCTGCTTGCCCAATCTCCCCAACAAACTAAATCACCTGCCAGAGACGGAGACCGTCCCAATTAG